From a region of the Methanolobus tindarius DSM 2278 genome:
- a CDS encoding glutamate synthase-related protein: MSLGSVPLKYKINIDRDQCMKCMRCVDNCSYGVYRVEDDKILIDSRKCTACHRCISMCPRDAIMLKERPVDYRSHPLWTVEAREDVINQARTGKIILAGMGNAVDYPIIFDRLLLDACQVTNPSIDPLREPMELRTYIGKKPAKLEFTKNNGDIDLKTKLTPNLKLDTPIMVGHMSYGAISLPAQLSIAKAVKKTGTFMGTGEGGMHEAIYPYQDHSIVQIASGRFGVDIDYLERGAAIEIKVGQGAKPGIGGHLPGEKVCADVSCTRMIPLGSDAISPAPHHDIYSIEDLAQLVRSLKEATNWEKPVFVKIAAVHNVAAIAAGIARSSADAVVIDGFKGGTGAAPKVFRDNVGIPIEAAVAAVDQKLNDQGIRNEVSIIASGGIRNSGDLAKSIALGADAVYIGTASLIALGCRVCGNCYRGLCPWGIATQKPELVSRIDSDVGAENIANLIHAWTLELSELMGAAGLNSIESLRGNRERLRGYMLDQGLLDVLQIESMGA, from the coding sequence ATGAGTCTCGGTAGTGTACCACTCAAGTACAAGATCAACATCGATCGCGATCAGTGTATGAAATGTATGCGCTGTGTCGATAACTGTTCCTATGGTGTTTACAGAGTAGAGGATGACAAGATCCTCATAGACTCACGCAAATGTACTGCATGCCACCGCTGTATTTCCATGTGTCCAAGGGACGCAATTATGCTCAAGGAGAGGCCAGTTGACTACCGCAGTCATCCGCTCTGGACAGTTGAAGCACGTGAAGATGTTATTAACCAGGCACGTACAGGAAAGATTATCCTTGCGGGAATGGGTAATGCAGTTGATTATCCTATTATATTTGACAGGCTGTTACTTGACGCATGTCAGGTAACAAACCCAAGTATCGATCCTCTGAGAGAACCAATGGAACTGAGGACATACATTGGAAAGAAGCCTGCAAAACTCGAATTTACAAAGAACAATGGAGACATTGATCTTAAGACCAAACTGACTCCGAATCTTAAACTCGACACCCCTATTATGGTCGGTCACATGAGCTATGGTGCTATCAGTCTTCCAGCCCAGCTCAGTATTGCAAAGGCAGTAAAGAAGACTGGAACCTTCATGGGAACAGGTGAAGGAGGAATGCACGAGGCGATCTATCCATATCAGGATCATTCAATAGTTCAGATCGCATCAGGACGTTTTGGTGTGGATATTGACTATCTGGAGCGCGGCGCAGCAATTGAGATCAAGGTGGGTCAGGGTGCAAAACCAGGTATTGGCGGTCACCTTCCAGGAGAAAAGGTCTGTGCAGATGTATCATGCACACGTATGATTCCACTGGGTTCTGACGCAATCAGTCCTGCTCCTCATCATGATATTTACAGTATAGAAGACCTTGCCCAACTTGTGCGCAGTCTTAAGGAAGCCACAAACTGGGAAAAGCCTGTCTTCGTAAAGATAGCTGCAGTACACAATGTAGCCGCAATTGCAGCAGGTATCGCAAGATCATCTGCAGATGCTGTTGTAATTGATGGTTTTAAGGGTGGTACAGGTGCAGCACCAAAGGTATTCAGGGACAACGTAGGTATCCCGATTGAAGCAGCAGTTGCTGCAGTAGACCAGAAGCTCAACGACCAGGGTATCAGGAACGAGGTTTCCATCATAGCCAGTGGTGGTATACGCAACAGTGGTGACCTTGCAAAGTCCATAGCACTTGGTGCTGATGCAGTCTATATCGGAACTGCTTCACTTATAGCACTGGGATGTCGTGTTTGTGGTAACTGCTACCGTGGACTCTGTCCATGGGGTATTGCAACCCAGAAGCCGGAACTTGTCAGCCGTATTGATTCTGATGTTGGTGCAGAGAATATTGCAAACCTTATCCACGCATGGACACTTGAACTGAGTGAACTCATGGGTGCAGCAGGTCTTAACAGCATTGAGAGTCTGCGCGGCAACCGTGAACGTCTGAGAGGATACATGCTTGATCAGGGATTACTTGATGTACTCCAGATAGAATCCATGGGGGCCTGA
- a CDS encoding Coenzyme F420 hydrogenase/dehydrogenase, beta subunit C-terminal domain, producing MAGKNYLDLKAEIWETDKCAACGACVAVCPADAIYFKLGEDSTHPLNSGYCKDVNDGVPCGACYEVCPRNKKAPSEVLGEYLEIKTAKAEMNVPRKQSGGAVTAILTNALEEGMIDAVVTVAEDQWTLKPSSAVITSTDVLVHQAGSRYNWWVPLVASLKEAVMTRKFTNIAVVGVPCVTQAMRQMRQSDLDLLRPFRKNIRFVMGLFCTETFDYEKLVQDKLITERQINPLDIIHFDVKGKLEITLKDGSMTVISLKDVDDCVRPGCHICTDFTALDADVSAGSVGSSKGYTTLIIRNPVGKQFVESAVNNGKLSLNDDVNLELVEKLSKKKLERMPEE from the coding sequence ATGGCAGGTAAAAATTATCTTGATCTTAAGGCAGAAATCTGGGAAACAGATAAATGTGCAGCATGTGGTGCATGTGTAGCTGTATGCCCGGCAGATGCAATTTACTTTAAATTAGGAGAAGACTCCACACATCCACTTAACAGTGGTTACTGCAAGGATGTCAATGACGGAGTTCCATGCGGTGCATGCTATGAAGTATGCCCAAGGAATAAAAAAGCGCCATCTGAGGTTCTTGGAGAATACCTTGAAATCAAGACCGCAAAGGCTGAGATGAATGTTCCAAGAAAACAGAGTGGTGGTGCTGTAACAGCAATACTTACCAATGCTCTTGAAGAAGGCATGATCGATGCGGTCGTCACTGTTGCTGAAGACCAGTGGACCCTTAAACCTTCATCTGCTGTGATTACTTCCACAGATGTACTGGTTCACCAGGCAGGAAGCCGTTACAACTGGTGGGTTCCACTTGTAGCCTCCCTTAAGGAAGCTGTTATGACACGCAAGTTCACAAACATAGCAGTTGTCGGTGTTCCTTGTGTTACACAGGCTATGAGGCAGATGAGACAGAGCGACCTTGACCTGTTGCGTCCATTCAGGAAAAATATCCGTTTTGTAATGGGACTTTTCTGTACAGAGACTTTTGACTATGAGAAACTCGTGCAGGACAAGCTCATCACAGAACGCCAGATAAATCCTCTGGATATCATACACTTTGATGTCAAGGGTAAACTTGAGATTACCTTAAAAGACGGAAGTATGACAGTGATCTCCCTGAAAGATGTAGATGATTGTGTACGTCCCGGATGTCATATCTGTACTGATTTCACAGCTCTTGATGCTGATGTATCTGCAGGTTCAGTTGGCAGTTCCAAGGGTTATACAACCCTTATAATACGCAACCCCGTTGGTAAGCAATTTGTAGAAAGTGCAGTAAACAACGGAAAACTGTCACTTAACGATGATGTAAATCTGGAATTGGTTGAAAAGCTCTCCAAAAAGAAGCTTGAACGAATGCCAGAGGAGTAA
- a CDS encoding glutamate synthase-related protein — translation MGNLRRPNSNDATQTFNRSKSVVPMSGLCTRCVDGCRGNCEIFKSSFRGREVLYPGPFGEVTAGADKDYPIDYSHINIQGYAVGAIGMPDDMVPGPETARFPNVSTETEYGWDKKVKMKVPIFTGALGSTEIARKNWEHFAIGAAISGVTIVCGENVCGIDPGLKRGSDGLVTESPEMDRRIELYRKFYDGYGEMLVQMNVEDTNLGVAEYLSGKHEMDTIELKWGQGAKCIGGEIKVKELDRAIELKKRGYIVTPDPELASVQEAYKVGAIREFERHSRLGFVTEEGFHAECDRLRDLGFKRITLKTGAYSMAETAMALKYSSDAKIDLLTYDGAPGGTGMSPWPMMEEWGTPTFYLQSLVYEFAEKLNSRGKRVPDLAMAGGFSTEDGIYKVMAMGAPYFKAVCMGRGLMIPGMVGKNIGKWLEDGDLPKTVSEFGHRKEEIFVHYEELEERYGSDIDEIPLGAIGIYSYAQKTKVGLQQLMAGSRRFNTNTLSRKDLMALTEEAAKVSGIDYVMEAYRDIAEEILDG, via the coding sequence ATGGGTAACCTTAGGAGACCAAACTCTAATGACGCTACTCAGACCTTCAACAGGTCAAAAAGCGTGGTACCGATGTCAGGACTCTGTACACGTTGTGTTGATGGATGTCGTGGCAACTGTGAAATATTTAAATCATCTTTCAGGGGACGTGAAGTCCTGTACCCCGGACCTTTCGGAGAGGTCACAGCTGGTGCAGATAAAGACTATCCTATAGACTACTCCCACATAAATATCCAGGGATATGCTGTTGGAGCCATAGGTATGCCAGATGATATGGTGCCAGGTCCTGAAACTGCACGATTCCCAAACGTCAGTACTGAAACTGAATACGGATGGGACAAAAAAGTAAAGATGAAGGTTCCGATATTTACCGGGGCACTTGGTTCTACTGAAATTGCAAGAAAGAACTGGGAACACTTTGCAATTGGTGCGGCAATTTCAGGTGTCACCATAGTTTGTGGTGAAAATGTTTGTGGTATAGATCCTGGTCTTAAAAGAGGCAGTGATGGGCTTGTCACAGAATCTCCGGAGATGGATCGCAGGATTGAGCTTTACAGGAAGTTCTACGATGGCTACGGTGAAATGCTGGTGCAGATGAATGTGGAAGATACAAATCTTGGTGTTGCAGAATACCTTTCCGGCAAACATGAAATGGACACCATTGAACTCAAATGGGGACAGGGTGCAAAATGTATTGGTGGAGAAATAAAGGTCAAAGAACTTGACCGTGCAATCGAGCTTAAGAAAAGAGGTTATATTGTCACTCCTGATCCTGAACTTGCATCAGTACAGGAAGCCTACAAGGTAGGTGCAATAAGAGAATTTGAAAGACATTCAAGGCTTGGTTTTGTAACTGAAGAAGGATTCCATGCTGAGTGTGACAGGCTAAGAGATCTTGGATTTAAGCGCATTACTTTAAAGACCGGTGCTTATTCAATGGCAGAAACTGCAATGGCACTCAAGTACAGTTCCGATGCAAAGATTGACCTGCTGACATATGACGGTGCACCAGGTGGAACCGGAATGAGCCCATGGCCTATGATGGAAGAATGGGGAACACCAACATTCTACCTGCAGTCGCTTGTATATGAGTTTGCAGAAAAACTTAATTCCAGGGGCAAGAGAGTACCAGACCTTGCAATGGCCGGTGGATTCTCAACAGAGGATGGGATTTATAAGGTAATGGCAATGGGAGCTCCATATTTCAAAGCCGTATGTATGGGACGTGGCCTGATGATTCCTGGAATGGTTGGTAAGAACATCGGTAAATGGCTTGAAGATGGAGATCTTCCAAAGACGGTATCCGAGTTTGGACACAGGAAGGAAGAGATCTTTGTTCACTATGAAGAACTCGAGGAACGTTATGGAAGCGACATAGATGAGATCCCACTGGGTGCTATTGGTATTTACTCATACGCCCAGAAAACAAAGGTAGGACTCCAGCAGCTAATGGCAGGTTCCAGAAGGTTCAATACCAACACACTCTCACGCAAAGACCTCATGGCACTTACTGAAGAGGCAGCAAAGGTTTCCGGCATAGATTATGTCATGGAGGCATACAGGGATATTGCAGAAGAGATTCTTGACGGATAA
- a CDS encoding GltB/FmdC/FwdC-like GXGXG domain-containing protein gives MAEPLVIDVKGMHYSPLNKQIRAAVASGVKEIVLNNVLGQRFIGNGVRGDAKITINGVPGGDLGMFMSGPECEVFGNAEHAPGNTMDRGSLIIHGSAGDAVAHSMRGGKVFVEGNIGYRGGIHMKEYEGKRPILVIGGTSHAFLGEYMAGGLILVLGIDNEPAVQDRGIGSGIHGGEIVIRGDVDDNLLGVGAKKVEFTDDDLVRLSPVIEEFCGRFDIDPTPFLDTNYSRIIPASARPFAGKYTWE, from the coding sequence ATGGCGGAACCTTTGGTTATAGATGTAAAGGGTATGCACTACTCTCCATTGAATAAACAGATCCGTGCAGCAGTAGCTTCCGGAGTAAAGGAGATAGTGCTCAATAATGTTCTTGGACAGCGTTTCATAGGAAACGGCGTAAGAGGCGACGCAAAAATTACCATTAATGGTGTTCCTGGTGGGGACCTCGGAATGTTCATGAGTGGTCCTGAATGCGAAGTATTCGGAAATGCAGAACATGCTCCCGGTAACACAATGGATAGAGGCTCATTGATAATCCACGGAAGTGCCGGGGATGCTGTTGCACACAGCATGCGTGGCGGAAAGGTATTCGTGGAAGGAAACATCGGCTACCGTGGAGGAATTCACATGAAGGAGTATGAGGGTAAACGTCCGATTCTCGTAATAGGCGGTACATCACATGCATTCCTTGGTGAATACATGGCTGGCGGGCTGATCCTTGTTCTTGGTATAGATAATGAACCGGCAGTACAGGACCGCGGTATCGGCAGTGGTATACACGGCGGAGAGATCGTCATAAGGGGCGATGTGGATGATAATCTGCTTGGTGTCGGAGCCAAGAAAGTCGAGTTTACCGATGATGACCTGGTAAGGCTGTCTCCTGTGATAGAAGAGTTCTGTGGTAGGTTCGATATAGACCCTACTCCTTTCTTAGACACGAACTATTCAAGAATTATCCCTGCAAGCGCCAGGCCATTTGCAGGTAAATACACATGGGAGTGA
- a CDS encoding class II glutamine amidotransferase, with protein MCGIIGVIDRTMSRMDGSHIKRALSLMDERGSGEGAGYVAYGIYPDYADCYAIHVFFDNLLEPKTKVDAILKQWGRIVHQEEIPTYEQPGLKKEHIPWRYFFKPYADLMVGTTNPDDDNVTNLVMKINSEIEGALVFSSGKNLGVFKASGWPEDVANFYRIEDYEGYIWLAHNRYPTNTSGWWGGAHPFNLLDWSVVHNGEITSYGTNRRYVEGHGYQCTMLTDTEVVAYLFDLLGRKHGLPSEMVVEALAPPFWDEIDEMPEKKEEFMKALRLTYGPALMNGPFAIVVATKDGIVGFTDRIKLRPLIVGENGSKLYISSEEAAIRTMDPDVDTIYMPRAGEPVIGRVVE; from the coding sequence ATGTGCGGAATTATAGGCGTAATCGATCGGACCATGTCCAGAATGGACGGCTCACATATTAAGAGAGCTCTAAGTCTGATGGATGAAAGAGGAAGTGGAGAAGGCGCAGGATATGTAGCATATGGCATTTATCCTGATTATGCTGACTGCTATGCCATCCACGTATTTTTTGATAATCTGTTAGAACCAAAGACCAAGGTTGACGCAATACTTAAACAGTGGGGAAGGATAGTTCATCAGGAAGAGATCCCAACCTATGAACAGCCAGGTCTCAAGAAAGAACACATACCATGGAGATATTTCTTCAAACCTTATGCTGACCTTATGGTTGGAACCACAAATCCTGATGATGATAATGTCACAAATCTTGTGATGAAGATCAATTCAGAGATTGAAGGTGCTCTTGTTTTCTCATCTGGTAAGAACCTTGGAGTCTTTAAAGCTTCAGGATGGCCTGAGGATGTAGCAAACTTTTACAGAATTGAGGATTATGAAGGTTACATATGGCTCGCTCACAACCGCTATCCAACAAATACATCCGGTTGGTGGGGAGGGGCTCACCCGTTCAATCTGCTTGACTGGTCAGTTGTTCACAATGGTGAAATTACATCATATGGTACAAATCGTAGATACGTTGAAGGTCATGGTTACCAGTGTACAATGTTAACTGACACAGAAGTAGTAGCTTATCTTTTTGACCTTCTTGGCAGAAAACACGGTCTTCCATCAGAAATGGTAGTTGAGGCACTTGCTCCTCCATTCTGGGATGAGATAGACGAGATGCCAGAAAAGAAGGAAGAATTCATGAAGGCACTTCGCCTTACATACGGCCCTGCTCTGATGAATGGTCCTTTTGCAATTGTTGTTGCAACAAAGGACGGAATTGTAGGCTTCACAGACAGGATTAAGCTGCGCCCTCTTATTGTAGGAGAGAACGGCTCAAAACTTTACATCTCAAGTGAAGAGGCAGCAATTCGTACAATGGACCCCGATGTAGATACAATATACATGCCAAGGGCAGGAGAACCTGTTATCGGGAGGGTTGTAGAATGA
- a CDS encoding helix-turn-helix transcriptional regulator, with amino-acid sequence MKVTSCAGCITILLLLLLSPIAAAEDTATVHGVAYDWSTLAPLDNVVIEVNSTPVQSMVAKYGMYSFELPQGSYCVTASYYVNGDLICYDEENITIADEGNYVVDLLLVPSYSDETNDTEETVSSTPSLSSSSLLIVFGIIILILLLSIIFKIRSPEEKDIVKKKPDDVFNIHVNKTDKAHSAPVTSKDKVPYNKMPSQQALVNLSSEHLEILDIIRSAGGTMPQKELRKHLSYSEGKASVMILELEKKGLIKKVKKGRGNLLFLTGMEV; translated from the coding sequence ATGAAAGTGACATCCTGTGCAGGTTGCATCACCATCCTTCTTCTTCTTCTTTTGTCTCCAATCGCTGCTGCAGAGGACACTGCAACAGTTCACGGAGTGGCTTATGACTGGAGTACTCTTGCTCCTCTTGATAACGTTGTAATTGAAGTAAATTCCACACCTGTGCAATCTATGGTTGCAAAATACGGGATGTATTCTTTTGAGCTTCCACAAGGGAGTTATTGTGTCACTGCAAGTTATTACGTAAATGGCGATCTCATCTGCTATGATGAGGAAAACATTACGATTGCAGACGAAGGAAATTATGTTGTTGACCTTCTTCTTGTTCCTTCATATTCGGATGAAACTAATGACACAGAAGAAACCGTTAGCTCCACTCCTTCACTTTCTTCCTCTAGCCTTTTGATAGTATTTGGTATCATCATTTTGATACTGCTTCTTTCAATCATTTTCAAGATACGAAGTCCCGAGGAAAAAGATATTGTAAAGAAAAAACCGGATGATGTTTTTAATATTCATGTAAACAAGACAGATAAAGCTCATTCAGCTCCTGTCACTTCAAAAGATAAAGTTCCATACAATAAAATGCCGTCACAGCAAGCATTAGTAAATTTGAGTTCTGAGCACCTGGAAATACTGGATATTATTCGTTCAGCCGGTGGAACTATGCCGCAAAAAGAATTACGTAAACACCTGAGTTACTCTGAAGGTAAGGCAAGTGTAATGATTTTGGAACTCGAAAAAAAAGGTCTTATAAAGAAAGTGAAAAAAGGCCGTGGTAATCTCCTCTTTCTAACAGGAATGGAAGTTTGA
- the glnA gene encoding type I glutamate--ammonia ligase yields MIICNKEDVIKAIETNNVKFIRLQFTDIQGVVKDVEIPVTQIEKALTTGISFDGSSIEGFVRIDESDMVLKPDIKTFAILPWSKDKGGVARIICDIEMPDGSQFKADPRYVLKKVMKEAEKMGFSLNVGPELEFFLFEKVDGKATTIPHDYGTYFEFAPTDLAEDIRREIVLTLTDLNFDIEASHHEVAFGQHEIDFKYGDALTTADNVMTFKYVTRTIAKLHGLHATFMPKPIASENGSGMHVNLSLSKGEENAFYDPDGEMEISDTTKQFIAGVLKHIKAISCISNPLVNSYKRLIPGYEAPVYITWSGANRSSLIRIPSARGKSTRVELRSPDPSCNPYLTFAAILAAGLDGIKNKIDPGKMMDYNVFDLTKQERVERGIETLPSTINESADYLEKNELLKETLGAHVHDNILRIARAEWDAYRTQVHDWEIQRYLNTI; encoded by the coding sequence ATGATAATTTGCAATAAGGAAGACGTTATCAAAGCCATTGAAACTAATAACGTGAAGTTTATACGTTTGCAGTTTACGGACATACAGGGAGTTGTCAAGGATGTTGAAATCCCTGTTACCCAGATAGAAAAAGCATTAACCACAGGAATATCCTTTGACGGATCATCAATAGAAGGTTTTGTCAGGATCGATGAATCGGACATGGTCTTAAAACCAGACATTAAAACTTTTGCAATACTTCCCTGGAGTAAAGATAAAGGTGGAGTGGCAAGGATAATATGCGATATAGAGATGCCAGATGGAAGCCAGTTCAAAGCTGACCCACGCTATGTTCTCAAAAAGGTAATGAAAGAAGCTGAAAAGATGGGATTTTCCCTGAATGTAGGCCCTGAACTGGAATTTTTCCTTTTTGAAAAGGTCGATGGAAAAGCAACAACAATCCCTCATGATTATGGTACGTATTTTGAATTTGCACCAACTGATCTTGCAGAGGATATCAGAAGAGAAATTGTTCTGACACTCACTGACCTTAATTTTGATATTGAAGCATCCCACCATGAAGTTGCTTTTGGGCAGCATGAAATTGACTTTAAATATGGTGATGCCCTGACAACAGCAGACAATGTGATGACTTTCAAGTATGTTACAAGGACAATCGCAAAGTTACACGGCCTTCATGCCACATTCATGCCAAAACCAATTGCATCGGAGAACGGGTCAGGAATGCATGTAAACCTCTCACTTTCAAAGGGAGAAGAAAATGCATTTTATGATCCGGACGGTGAAATGGAAATAAGTGATACCACAAAACAGTTTATTGCAGGTGTTTTGAAACATATCAAAGCCATATCCTGCATCTCAAATCCACTTGTGAATTCATACAAGAGACTCATCCCCGGATACGAGGCTCCTGTATATATTACATGGTCAGGTGCAAATCGAAGCTCCCTGATACGTATCCCTTCCGCAAGGGGAAAAAGTACCCGTGTCGAACTGAGAAGTCCGGACCCTTCATGCAATCCATACCTGACTTTTGCAGCAATTCTTGCGGCAGGACTTGACGGTATCAAGAACAAGATTGATCCTGGAAAAATGATGGATTACAATGTTTTTGACCTGACAAAGCAAGAGCGTGTTGAAAGAGGAATTGAGACTCTTCCCTCAACTATCAATGAAAGTGCAGACTACCTGGAAAAAAACGAACTCCTGAAAGAGACTCTTGGTGCGCATGTCCATGATAACATTCTGCGTATTGCAAGGGCAGAATGGGATGCGTACAGAACCCAAGTGCATGACTGGGAGATTCAGCGTTACCTGAATACAATATGA
- a CDS encoding NAD(P)-binding domain-containing protein has product MKIAILGGTGNIGKGFALRWGQKHEIIIGSREQDKAKAVASEYNEILEKYGHKTSITGTDNKTAAEKAEIIVVAIRYNQLAPVMDLIRPVIENKIVISVVVPMERNMCYISPGSSYPRAPIESKDFNTEYFCFSMPELGSAAQEIFTMIPDNTELVAAFHTVPARKLANLDMELDYDIGVCGNSMHAKEIVFGLVNDISNMRPLDIGPLETAGMIESLTPLLINVAARNEMKDVSLKFI; this is encoded by the coding sequence ATGAAAATTGCAATACTTGGAGGCACAGGTAATATAGGCAAGGGTTTTGCACTGCGATGGGGCCAGAAACATGAGATAATCATTGGTTCCAGAGAACAGGATAAAGCCAAAGCGGTTGCATCAGAATACAATGAAATACTTGAAAAATATGGTCATAAAACAAGTATTACAGGTACTGATAACAAAACAGCTGCCGAAAAAGCAGAGATAATCGTTGTTGCCATTAGGTATAACCAGCTTGCTCCTGTAATGGACCTTATAAGACCTGTCATAGAGAACAAGATCGTCATCAGTGTCGTTGTTCCCATGGAGAGGAATATGTGTTACATAAGTCCGGGAAGCAGTTATCCAAGAGCTCCCATAGAGAGCAAGGATTTCAATACTGAGTATTTCTGTTTCTCAATGCCTGAACTTGGTAGTGCCGCTCAGGAAATTTTTACCATGATACCTGATAACACTGAGCTTGTGGCAGCTTTCCACACAGTACCTGCAAGAAAACTGGCAAACCTTGACATGGAACTTGATTATGATATTGGAGTATGTGGTAACTCCATGCATGCAAAGGAAATTGTTTTTGGCCTTGTAAATGATATTTCCAACATGAGGCCACTTGACATCGGACCTCTTGAAACTGCAGGAATGATTGAGTCCCTTACACCACTGCTTATCAACGTTGCCGCAAGAAATGAGATGAAGGATGTTAGTCTGAAATTCATCTGA
- a CDS encoding GNAT family N-acetyltransferase has translation MKHIYSIREAKKSDNLHVQRFIELVDHDFYPPLSQRGGGIPERVRRCLDTPEANYLIARLNEKDLSDLPGGIIGMIGCTKNWKDESSAYVNFLAVHQEYRINGVGKALNRELELLLGKQGFNRIYLCTWSSNPAAMNFYEKLGYSAYSVVLNHRGKGVDTIYYKKKI, from the coding sequence ATGAAGCATATTTATTCCATTCGGGAAGCAAAAAAATCAGACAATTTGCATGTTCAAAGATTCATTGAACTTGTCGACCATGATTTTTATCCTCCCCTGAGCCAAAGGGGAGGAGGTATTCCCGAAAGAGTCCGGAGATGCCTGGACACTCCTGAAGCGAACTACCTGATTGCCAGATTAAATGAGAAAGATCTTTCCGATCTACCTGGTGGAATTATAGGAATGATAGGATGTACAAAGAACTGGAAAGATGAAAGCAGTGCCTATGTGAATTTCCTTGCGGTTCATCAGGAATATAGAATAAATGGAGTCGGTAAAGCACTAAACAGAGAACTTGAATTGTTACTAGGAAAACAAGGATTTAACAGAATCTATCTTTGCACATGGTCAAGCAATCCTGCTGCAATGAATTTCTATGAAAAACTGGGATACAGCGCCTATTCTGTTGTGTTGAATCATAGAGGAAAGGGAGTTGATACTATTTACTATAAGAAAAAAATTTAA
- the glnA gene encoding type I glutamate--ammonia ligase, producing MVIANPATKEEVLQTVKECDVKFIRIQFTDTMGMIKSWAIPAEDLEGAFENGVMFDGSSIEGFTRIEESDMILMPDPTTFRILPWRPQEGAVARIIGDVYRPNGKPFEGDPRYVLKQAIEKAAEKGYTMNIGPELEFFLFELDEKGHPTTNLTDQGGYFDFAPLDKAQDVRRAIDFALEEMGFKIEASHHEVAPSQHEINFRFGDVLTTCDNIVTFKYVVKSIAAHMGYYATFMPKPLFGVNGSGMHSNQSLMKDGENAFYDPSTSDQLSITAKQYIAGLLTHIREFAAITNSTVNSYKRLVPGYEAPIYCTWSASNRSSLIRIPASRGKGTRVELRCPDPACNPYLAFAAMLSAGLDGIEKGMEAPASTDVNIFKLTEEDREARGIESLPGNLKEAIDLMAASEFVKGVIGEHVFENYIESKKAQWDDYKAQVHQWELDTYLSIL from the coding sequence ATGGTAATAGCAAATCCAGCAACAAAGGAAGAAGTTTTACAGACTGTAAAAGAGTGCGATGTTAAATTCATTAGAATCCAGTTTACCGACACAATGGGTATGATCAAAAGCTGGGCAATCCCTGCAGAAGATCTCGAAGGTGCATTTGAGAACGGTGTAATGTTCGATGGTTCATCAATCGAAGGTTTCACAAGGATCGAAGAATCCGATATGATTCTCATGCCAGACCCAACAACCTTCAGGATTCTCCCATGGAGACCACAGGAAGGCGCAGTCGCTCGTATCATTGGTGATGTATACAGGCCAAACGGTAAGCCATTCGAAGGTGATCCTAGGTATGTCCTCAAACAGGCAATTGAAAAGGCAGCCGAAAAAGGATACACAATGAATATCGGTCCAGAACTTGAGTTCTTCCTCTTCGAGCTCGATGAGAAAGGTCACCCAACCACAAACCTCACAGACCAGGGAGGATATTTCGACTTTGCACCTCTTGACAAAGCACAGGATGTCAGGAGAGCAATCGACTTCGCTCTTGAGGAAATGGGATTCAAGATTGAAGCATCCCACCACGAGGTAGCTCCATCACAGCACGAGATCAATTTCAGATTCGGTGATGTACTTACCACATGTGACAACATTGTAACATTCAAGTATGTTGTAAAATCCATTGCAGCACACATGGGCTACTACGCAACATTCATGCCCAAACCACTCTTTGGTGTAAACGGTTCAGGTATGCACTCCAACCAGTCCCTCATGAAGGACGGAGAGAACGCATTCTATGACCCAAGCACATCTGACCAGCTCTCAATAACTGCAAAGCAGTACATTGCAGGTCTTCTTACTCACATCCGTGAATTTGCAGCTATCACAAACTCAACTGTCAATTCATACAAGAGGCTTGTACCAGGATATGAGGCACCTATTTACTGTACATGGTCTGCATCAAACCGCAGTTCCCTTATCAGAATACCTGCATCTAGGGGTAAGGGTACAAGGGTAGAGCTCAGATGCCCAGACCCAGCATGTAATCCATACCTTGCATTCGCTGCAATGCTCAGTGCAGGTCTTGACGGTATTGAGAAGGGAATGGAAGCACCAGCATCAACTGATGTTAACATCTTCAAGCTCACCGAGGAAGACAGAGAAGCAAGAGGAATTGAGTCCCTCCCAGGCAACCTTAAGGAAGCTATCGACCTCATGGCAGCTAGCGAATTCGTAAAGGGTGTAATTGGAGAACACGTCTTTGAGAACTACATTGAGTCAAAGAAAGCTCAGTGGGATGACTACAAGGCTCAGGTCCACCAGTGGGAACTTGACACATACCTAAGCATACTGTAA